CTGGCTACCAGACCCAGCATTTCTTTGGTAGCCACATCCAATGCTCCGGCTTCATAGGTATTGGTGTCCAGATTCCAGAGGCGTTTCATTACCAGGTTATTCTTGCCCAGTATCACTTCATTCATTTTGGAACGGTAGTTGTTGAATTCCTGAATCAGATTGCTCATGTAGAAAATTTATTAAAGCTACATTAAGAAATGCAGCCGTTGATCATTTCCTTCTTTCTCAGAAAAATTGAATTTGTACATTCATTCTCTAAATGACTGTTTATGAAAAATGTCACATGGGTCCTCCTGTTTCTGTTGCAGGTGCCGGTTCTGTTTGCCCAGGAGCCTGTAAAAGTTACAGACATGCTGAAGATCAAAAGCATCAGCAGTGTAAACCTCTCCTATGACGGCAGCAAGGCCGTTTACAGCGTTACCGGCATCGAGCCTGATGGCGAAAGCAAAACCGATTACAAATATGTTTCTCAACTCTGGATGGTGGGTACCGATGGCAGTTCACAGCCAAAGCAACTCACCAGCAAAGAGAATGCAGGACAAGCCGCCTGGAGCCCCGATGGCAAAAGCATTGCCTTCGTTCGCGCAGCAGATGGTAAACCGCAGATTTTTTTGCTACGTCTCGATGGCGGCGAAGCCATTCAACTCACCAAACACAAGAACGGCGCATCTTCTCCCAAATGGAGCCCCGATGGAAAACAGATCCTCTTTGCTGCCGGTATCACCATCAAAGATCTACTCAAAGACACCATCCTCAATCCTGGTAAGATAGTTCCGGAATACACACTCGAAAGACCCGGATTCGATAACAACAACTGGCTGAAGAATTCATCCAAAGCAGATCCTGATGGGAATATCGAAGAAGTAAGAGCCTGGCTGGATAATAATATCACAGATAAGAAAGCCACACTACTCAATAAACTGAATTTCCAGGATGAAGCCAATATCAACGGTGGACAAGGCTTCACACATTACTGGCTGGTAAGCGCAACGCCCGGTGCCACACCTGCTCCCGTTACCAAAGGCTTTGCCAGACTGGCAATTGCGGATTTCACGCCCGATGGCTCCAAATTCATTCTGACCGGTAACACAGATATCAGCCAGAGCCCTGAACGCATCCTTGAAAATGAGATCTACATCATGGGAACTGATGGCAACAGGTTCAGAAAAGTGCTGGGAGAAAAAGGAAAATCCTTCTTCGCTCCCAAACTCTCTCCCTCAGGAAAACTGCTGGCCTTCGCTTACGGCACTACTTCTTTCGTGAATGTACAAGCGCTGGGCATTATGCCGATCGATGGCAATGAAAAAGATATCATCACCATTCCGTTCGACAGAACAAAAGGCGGCTTCACCTGGAGCAACGATGAAAAGTATCTCTACTTCACGGCTCAAAGCAACGGCGGCGCGCCCATCTACCGTGTTGATCTGAAAACGAGAAAAGTGGAACAGCTCACCGATTATGAAGGAGGTGTTGGCAGTTTCGATCTCGTGAACAATAAACTGGTGTACTCCAGAACCGATATTACCAGTCCATTCGAACTGTATCTCGCCGATGGTAGCGCAAAGAATGCAAAGCGCATCACATCACTCAATACTGATTGGATCAGTAAGAAACGTATATCCTTACCCGAAAAGAAAACTTTTGTGAACGATAAGGGTCTTACTGTAGAATACTGGGTGATGAAGCCCGCCAACTATGAGCCCGGCAAGAAATATCCCCTTGTACTGGAGATCCACGGGGGCCCTTCCGCCATGTGGGGACCAGGAGAAGCCAGCATGTGGCATGAATACCAGTTCTTCTGCAGCAAAGGCTATGGTGTTGTGTACAGCAACCCCAGGGGCAGCGGTGGATACGGACAGGAATTCCTTCGCGCCAATATAGAAGACTGGGGCAAGGGGCCTACCAGTGATGTACTCACTGCGCTGGATAAAACCGTTGCAGAAGGCTGGGCCGACACTTCCAAACTGGTAGTGACCGGAGGTTCCTATGCAGGCTACCTGGTGGCATGGATCATTTCTCATGATCAGCGATTCAAAGCTGCCTGCTCACAGCGAGGCGTATACGAACTCAATACCTTCTTTGGCGAAGGCAATGCCTGGAGACTGGTGCCTAACTATTTCGGTGGTTATCCCTGGGAGCCAAAAGCAAGAGAGATCCTCAACAGAGAATCTCCCTTCAATTATGTTGAAAATATCAGAACACCGTATATCATATTTCACGGAGACAATGACCGCAGAACAGGTTTTGTGCAAAGCGAAATGATGTATCGTGCACTGAAAGTGCTGGGCCGTCCGGTGGAATACGTTCGTCATCCCGGAGGAACTCACGAGCTCACACGCAGTGGCGATAACCGTCAGCGTATGGACCAGATGTTACGCACCTGGGAATTCTTCGAGCGTTATATCAGGTAGTCTGCTGCGGCGCAACCGGATGCTTCTCTTTGTAGAGCGCCCTGTAAGCGAGCCACGCACTCAGCAATAATAAGAATGCACCCAGATAGAAAGGCGCGCCGGGTAATTGTACCGGTGCGCTTTTATGTGTAAAGTAGCTGAACAATCCTGTCATCAGCGGAGGGCCGATCATCGCCGTTACACTGATCAGGCTTGTTAATGCACCCTGCAGTTCGCCCTGTTCGTTTGCAGGCACATGATTGGAGATGGTGCCCTGAAGAGCAGGACCGCCGATACCACCAAGACAATAGATAACCGTGAACACATACATCATCCAGCCTTCTGTTGCCAGCCCGAACAGCACCATGCCCACTGCATAAAGGATCAGCCCGATGTAAATACTTTTTTCCTGCCCGAACAGCGGGATCGTTTTGCGGATCAGCACGCCCTGCACCAGGCCAACGGTCAGTCCCACGATGCCCAGCGAAATACCGATCTCGCTTTCATGCCAGTTGAATTTCTCGATACCATAAAAACTCCATACACTTTGAACTGCGTGCGATGCAATGTATACGATCACCAGTGAAGTAACCAGTCCGATCAATGCCGGATATTTTTTCAGGTGCATCAATGAGCCTACCGGATTGGCGCGCTTCCATTCAAACTTGCGCCTGTTCTCTTTCTTGAGAGATTCAGGAAGAATGAAGAAACCATAGAGCCAGTTCAATAATGTAAGACCAGCACCTACCAGGAATGGAACACGGGTACCGAATCCGCCCAGCAATCCGCCGATCACAGGTCCGATGATAAAGCCCATTCCAAAAGCAGCGCCTACAATGCCGAAGTTCTGTGCACGCTTTTCAGGTTCACTGATATCTGCAATATAGGCTGTGGCCGTTGTGAAGCTGGCGCCTGTGATGCCTGCAATGATGCGGCCCAGGAAAAGCCAGCCTAACGTTGGCGCAAATGCGAGAAATATATAATCGATACCAAATCCAAATAAAGAAATAAGCAGGATAGGTCTTCTGCCATACCTGTCGCTAAGATTACCTAACAATGGAGAGAAAAGGAATTGCATGGCGGCATAAGCAGTCACCATCCAGCCACCGATAGTGGAAGCAGTACTGATGTCTACATGCGCCAGTTCCATGATCAGTTTTGGCATTACCGGGATGATGATCCCAAATCCGATCACATCAATTAAAATGGTTACGAAGATGAATCCTAAAGCCGCTTTCCCCGTTGATCTCATGAGATGAAGTTTAGTTGTTGTAAGAGCTCTGCAAAGTAAGTGTATTAAGGCTTTGCAGCCATACAATCATGCTTGTAACCGGTGAAATTTCGGCAAAAAGAGAGTGTTTTTTTTGCACATCGGGAATGATGCAGCAACATTATAATTGGAAAACATTTTGACCTCGGAAATTGTTTGGCAAATTCACCTTTTCAGGTAGAAATGCGAACAACTTTTTGAAGAGAGCTTGAGTGCAATAAAAAAAGCCCCGCAGATGCGAGGCTTTCAGTATCGGTTATACGCACTAATTAATAACGGTTGTTATAGTTATTATTGCGGGGAGCGAAAGAGCGTTTTTGACCGCCGCCGCCACCGTTGCCGCTACGCTCTTCGCGAGGACGTGCTTCAGTAACTTTGATAGCTCTTCCTTCTACAATGCCACCATCCAACTCAGTGATCGCCTTTTGAGCAGCTTCGTTATCGGGCATTTCCACGAAACCAAAGCCACGGCTTTTGTTGGTGAATTTGTCAGTGATAACTTTGGCAGAAGTTACTTCGCCATAGTCTGCAAAAAAGTCGTTCAGATCTTCATCCGTAACGTTGTAGCTCAAATTCGAAACATAAATGTTCATACTAAAAACTGGTTAAATTAAATAATCATCTGAGAAGTAAGCAGAGTAAAGAAGACTTAACTAATAGCAGGGGAATTGCGTAGCAGAATTTATCGTTCACTTACTAAATGCTCAATCGCTCAAATTGCGACGCAAATATACGGCTTTCTAAAAATACTACCTCAATTTACCTAATTTTGCTTTTCTATAAACCAAAGCATGGCAGCACAACAATTCGACTTCGGTATGATCGGCCTCGGAGTAATGGGCAGAAACCTCCTCCTGAACATGGCTGATCACGGATTTAAGGTAATCGGATTTGATAAGGACGAACAGAAGACCACCGCCTTCGAAAAAGCCGCAACCACCGGTACCACAGTAAAAGGAGTGAGCAATCTGAAAGCTATGACAGACGGGCTTTCCCTACCACGCAGGATCATGATGCTGGTTCCCGCCGGCAAACCCGTGGACGATGTGATCGAAAGTCTTCTCCCCCTGGTTCAGCCCGGCGATATCATTATCGACGGCGGCAACTCCCACTACACAGACACGCTGAGAAGGGTGCAATACCTCGCTGAAAAAGGTATCCATTTTATGGGTGTGGGCGTATCCGGAGGAGAACAGGGCGCCAGAACAGGCCCGAGTATCATGCCCGGAGGCGACCAGGAAGCGTACCCCCATGTACAACCTATGCTGGAAGCCATTTCCGCCAAATTCAAAGGAGAGCCCTGCGTTGCACACCTCGGTAAAGGCGCAGCAGGCCACTACGTGAAAATGGTCCACAATGGAATCGAATATGCCATCATGCAACTGATCTGCGAAGCCTATGACCTGCTTCACCGCGGAGCAGGCCTAAGCAATGATGAACTCCACCAGACATTCGATGCGTGGAACAAAGGCGAACTGCAATCCTTCCTCATCGAGATCACTGCAGCCATCTTCAAACAAAAAGACGATAAAACAAATAATTACCTCGTTGATATGATCCTGGACAAAGCCGGAGCCAAAGGCACCGGTAAATGGACCTCCCAGGATGCCATGGACATCGGCGTTCCCATACCCACCATCGATATGGCAGTGACTATGCGCAATATCTCCGCACTGAAATCCGAAAGGACCAATTCGGCTGCATTATTTGCTCATTCCATCACTCCCGTTACAACCGATAAAGCTACATTTGTACAGCAGGTGCATGATGCACTCTTCTTTGGTATACTCATCAGTTATACACAGGGACTGGCCATGCTGCACCGCGCTTCCACAGAGCTGGATATGCAGATCCCCATGCCTTCTGTTGTAAGAGTATGGAGAGCCGGCTGTATTATCCGTTCCACATTGCTTGACCTGTTCACGAACATTTATGATCAGAACCCTCAGCTGGAAAATTTGTTATTAGATAAACAGATTGCAAACATGCTGAAGGGCAAAGAAGCCGGAATGCGCGCCGTAGCAGCCACCGCTGTTACCAACCGCTTCCCTGCCGGCGCTCTGCTGAATGCACTCACCTACTTTGATGCTTACACCAGCGCGCAATTACCGATCAACCTGTTACAGGCTCAAAGGGATTATTTCGGGGCTCATACCTATCAGCGTATCGACCAACCCGGATCTTTCCACACTGAATGGAACCAATGATTTTGACTACTGAATTATCTCAATACTATGCAACAACATAAAAGGCCACCGGCAGCACTATTATTCATCTTCGGTGGCAGTGGCGATCTCAATCACAGAAAGCTTTCCCCGGCTCTCTTCAATCTTTTTATCGATAACTGGATGCCCGAGAAATTCGGCATCGTAGGGATCGGAAGAAGACCCTACACTACCGAAGGTTACCATACACATCTGATGGATGGCATACGCCAGTTCTCCCGCCGCAAGGAAGAACAGAATGGTAAGTGGAATGATTTCTCTCAGCATGTATCTTACCTCCAGATGAATGCTGAAGTAGAAGAAGAGTACCAGAAGATCGCCGAGATCGTGAAACAGAAAGAAGCTGAATTTGGAGAACACCCCAATGTGATCTTCTATATGGCCGTGGCCCCGCAACTGGTGCCTGATATCGCTCAGAAACTCGGCTCCCTCAATATTTGCCATGATACCAAGTGCACCCGCATTGTGGTAGAAAAACCATTTGGTCATGATCTGGAAAGTGCAAAGGAGCTCAACAATCTGCTCTCTTCACTCTTCAACGAAGAACAGATCTACCGCATAGACCATTATCTCGGAAAAGAAACAGTTCAGAATATCCTCGCCCTGCGTTTCGCCAATGCGCTCTTCGAACCCATCTGGAACCGCAATTATATCGACCATATCCAGATCACTGCGGCTGAAACCGTAGGCGCTGAAGGTCGTGGCGATTATTACGAACGCTCCGGGGCGCTCCGCGACATGGTGCAGAACCATATCCTGCAGCTCATGTGTATGATCGCGATGGAAGCACCCGTGTCTTTCGAGGCCAATGAGATCCGTAACAAAAAAGTGGATGTTCTCAACGCCATCAGGAGATATTCTAACGATGAAGTACATGCGCATGCAGTACGCGGCCAGTACTCCGGCGGCTGGATGAAAGGACAACAGGTTCCCGGCTATCGTCAGGAAAAAAGTGTTAGTCCTGATTCGCCCATCGACACTTTTGCCGCTGTTAAATTCTATATCGATAACTGGAGATGGCAGGATGTGCCCTTCTACGTGCGTACAGGAAAACGCATGCACGAAAAATCCACCATCATCAACATACAATTCAAGCCCGCGCCATCTTATGCCTTCCCTTCCGAAGCAGCAGATACCTGGCGCCCCAACAGGCTTACCATCAGCATTCAGCCCGAAATGGATATCCGTCTGCGCTTCCAGGCAAAACGCCCCGGACAGAGCATGACCCTCAATCCCGTGGATATGATCTTCAATTACAAAGACGCTTATGATGGCGACGAACCGGAAGCATACGAAACGCTGCTGCTGGATGTAATGGAAGGAAACCAAACCCTTTTCATGCGCTCAGACCAGGTGGAAGCTGCCTGGAAGATCATCATGCCCATCCTCGAAACATGGGAAAGCAGATCACCCGTTGATTTCCCCAACTATGCACCAGACAGCTGGGGACCTGAAGACGCAGAAGCGCTCATCGCACGCGATGGCAAGAACTGGGTAACACTTCCTCAACCACACAAGGATTAAGCATGCTGCACATTTATAAAGATGCGAATGAAGTGAGTCATCAACTCGCTGAATGGATCACGAGCCTCATCGAAAGAACCCTGCAGAACCAGGATGGTTTTACCTGGGTGCTCACCGGCGGCAACTCGCCCAAGCAATTGTACGAACTGCTGTCAACAAGCCCTTACCGTGAACGCATCCAATGGGAGAAGCTGCATTTTTTCTGGGGCGATGAAAGAGCAGTGCCGTTTGAAGACAGTCGCAATAACGCACGTATGACCTTCGAAGCGCTGCTGAATAAAGTGCCTGTGAAAAAAGAACAGGTTCATATCATGCAAACGGATCTCGCGGCAGATGCAGCAGCCTTTGCCTATGAAAAGATCCTGCATACATATTTTCCCTCAGGGAATCAAACCTTCGATCTCGTATTGAATGGAATGGGAGATGATGCGCATACGCTCAGCCTTTTCCCCGGATCACCTGCTATCAAAGAACAGGAAGCATGGGTAACATCTTTCTGGCTTGAGGCGCAGGATATGTATCGTATCACGCTTACAGCACCGGTAGTGAACCTCGCGAAGAGCGTAGTGTTCCTGACTTTTGGGGCAAACAAAGCAAACGCATTGCAGCATGTGCTGGAAGGACCGGAGAATATTGAGTTGTATCCTTCCCAATTGATACAACCACAGTCAGGCGAACTGCATTGGTTTGTGGATGAAGCGGCGGCAGGTGGATTGAAAGACAAAACTTCCGGGAATCAATCATAATATCAGGGTCGACACATAACTTTATAGAGCGTCTGTGCAACGTTGTACAGACGCTTTTTCTTTAGTGTAGATGCTATAAAAGAAACTTAATCTAAGCTTGAACTTATATTCATAAATTGTATCTACTTAAAAGAGAGAAGTGGTTGCTATTAATTCCAATAGAAAATTCTGTTATCGGATTTGCCATTTGCAAAACCTTGTAAATATTGTACAAGCAGGACTTTGCACGAGGGGTCAGCCAATAAAGCCTTTTGAGCCTTTGCATCTCAATTATGAAAAATGGCCAGAAGTGAACATTTTGTTGAAACAGAATTAGATTCAGAAGATACTATCAGGCTTAAAAATCTGATACACCTTATTGATGGCTTCAGTTCAGAACTTTCCCTGGAGATTCTGGCAACTACTGATTATATATTAAAAGATAATCCTTCACTCTCGTTGGAAGGAGTAATGAACAAAATTTGGAATGAACGTAAGAAAGAGTTGTTTAAAGAAGAACATGTATCAATTGCATATAAACAACTGTTGGATTATAGTGACAAACTAGCTTAATCCATTGCCCTCAACCAATCCACAATTCCCCTCATAATCTTATTCGCCACATCTTCATCAAACCCTTTCTTCAGCATCCTCTTCTCTTCATCCTCATTGCTCAGGAAACCAACTTCCACCAAACAGTTCGGATATTCTGTTGGACCGCTCAATGCAAAATTGAAACCTCCAATATTTCCATAATTGTTGAAATTCAGCTCCAGCA
This portion of the Pseudobacter ginsenosidimutans genome encodes:
- a CDS encoding RNA recognition motif domain-containing protein — translated: MNIYVSNLSYNVTDEDLNDFFADYGEVTSAKVITDKFTNKSRGFGFVEMPDNEAAQKAITELDGGIVEGRAIKVTEARPREERSGNGGGGGQKRSFAPRNNNYNNRY
- the pgl gene encoding 6-phosphogluconolactonase, coding for MLHIYKDANEVSHQLAEWITSLIERTLQNQDGFTWVLTGGNSPKQLYELLSTSPYRERIQWEKLHFFWGDERAVPFEDSRNNARMTFEALLNKVPVKKEQVHIMQTDLAADAAAFAYEKILHTYFPSGNQTFDLVLNGMGDDAHTLSLFPGSPAIKEQEAWVTSFWLEAQDMYRITLTAPVVNLAKSVVFLTFGANKANALQHVLEGPENIELYPSQLIQPQSGELHWFVDEAAAGGLKDKTSGNQS
- the zwf gene encoding glucose-6-phosphate dehydrogenase, whose product is MQQHKRPPAALLFIFGGSGDLNHRKLSPALFNLFIDNWMPEKFGIVGIGRRPYTTEGYHTHLMDGIRQFSRRKEEQNGKWNDFSQHVSYLQMNAEVEEEYQKIAEIVKQKEAEFGEHPNVIFYMAVAPQLVPDIAQKLGSLNICHDTKCTRIVVEKPFGHDLESAKELNNLLSSLFNEEQIYRIDHYLGKETVQNILALRFANALFEPIWNRNYIDHIQITAAETVGAEGRGDYYERSGALRDMVQNHILQLMCMIAMEAPVSFEANEIRNKKVDVLNAIRRYSNDEVHAHAVRGQYSGGWMKGQQVPGYRQEKSVSPDSPIDTFAAVKFYIDNWRWQDVPFYVRTGKRMHEKSTIINIQFKPAPSYAFPSEAADTWRPNRLTISIQPEMDIRLRFQAKRPGQSMTLNPVDMIFNYKDAYDGDEPEAYETLLLDVMEGNQTLFMRSDQVEAAWKIIMPILETWESRSPVDFPNYAPDSWGPEDAEALIARDGKNWVTLPQPHKD
- the gndA gene encoding NADP-dependent phosphogluconate dehydrogenase, producing the protein MAAQQFDFGMIGLGVMGRNLLLNMADHGFKVIGFDKDEQKTTAFEKAATTGTTVKGVSNLKAMTDGLSLPRRIMMLVPAGKPVDDVIESLLPLVQPGDIIIDGGNSHYTDTLRRVQYLAEKGIHFMGVGVSGGEQGARTGPSIMPGGDQEAYPHVQPMLEAISAKFKGEPCVAHLGKGAAGHYVKMVHNGIEYAIMQLICEAYDLLHRGAGLSNDELHQTFDAWNKGELQSFLIEITAAIFKQKDDKTNNYLVDMILDKAGAKGTGKWTSQDAMDIGVPIPTIDMAVTMRNISALKSERTNSAALFAHSITPVTTDKATFVQQVHDALFFGILISYTQGLAMLHRASTELDMQIPMPSVVRVWRAGCIIRSTLLDLFTNIYDQNPQLENLLLDKQIANMLKGKEAGMRAVAATAVTNRFPAGALLNALTYFDAYTSAQLPINLLQAQRDYFGAHTYQRIDQPGSFHTEWNQ
- a CDS encoding TCR/Tet family MFS transporter; this encodes MRSTGKAALGFIFVTILIDVIGFGIIIPVMPKLIMELAHVDISTASTIGGWMVTAYAAMQFLFSPLLGNLSDRYGRRPILLISLFGFGIDYIFLAFAPTLGWLFLGRIIAGITGASFTTATAYIADISEPEKRAQNFGIVGAAFGMGFIIGPVIGGLLGGFGTRVPFLVGAGLTLLNWLYGFFILPESLKKENRRKFEWKRANPVGSLMHLKKYPALIGLVTSLVIVYIASHAVQSVWSFYGIEKFNWHESEIGISLGIVGLTVGLVQGVLIRKTIPLFGQEKSIYIGLILYAVGMVLFGLATEGWMMYVFTVIYCLGGIGGPALQGTISNHVPANEQGELQGALTSLISVTAMIGPPLMTGLFSYFTHKSAPVQLPGAPFYLGAFLLLLSAWLAYRALYKEKHPVAPQQTT
- a CDS encoding S9 family peptidase translates to MKNVTWVLLFLLQVPVLFAQEPVKVTDMLKIKSISSVNLSYDGSKAVYSVTGIEPDGESKTDYKYVSQLWMVGTDGSSQPKQLTSKENAGQAAWSPDGKSIAFVRAADGKPQIFLLRLDGGEAIQLTKHKNGASSPKWSPDGKQILFAAGITIKDLLKDTILNPGKIVPEYTLERPGFDNNNWLKNSSKADPDGNIEEVRAWLDNNITDKKATLLNKLNFQDEANINGGQGFTHYWLVSATPGATPAPVTKGFARLAIADFTPDGSKFILTGNTDISQSPERILENEIYIMGTDGNRFRKVLGEKGKSFFAPKLSPSGKLLAFAYGTTSFVNVQALGIMPIDGNEKDIITIPFDRTKGGFTWSNDEKYLYFTAQSNGGAPIYRVDLKTRKVEQLTDYEGGVGSFDLVNNKLVYSRTDITSPFELYLADGSAKNAKRITSLNTDWISKKRISLPEKKTFVNDKGLTVEYWVMKPANYEPGKKYPLVLEIHGGPSAMWGPGEASMWHEYQFFCSKGYGVVYSNPRGSGGYGQEFLRANIEDWGKGPTSDVLTALDKTVAEGWADTSKLVVTGGSYAGYLVAWIISHDQRFKAACSQRGVYELNTFFGEGNAWRLVPNYFGGYPWEPKAREILNRESPFNYVENIRTPYIIFHGDNDRRTGFVQSEMMYRALKVLGRPVEYVRHPGGTHELTRSGDNRQRMDQMLRTWEFFERYIR